One window of Pieris rapae chromosome 14, ilPieRapa1.1, whole genome shotgun sequence genomic DNA carries:
- the LOC111000878 gene encoding 3-oxoacyl-[acyl-carrier-protein] reductase FabG-like: MSFVEKVVLVIGASSGIGASTAIEFTKEGADVVIVGRKEDKLQSVAAECKKNGKNPLVINADISIDDDVTRIVQETIDKYGKIDILVNNAGIGRFGSILKGNLMNVFDEIIKTNLRGIMKVTTLVAPHIIKTKGNIVNISSVAGQAVPKNPLLTSYAISKAGLDVFTKAAAAELAPHGVRVNAISPGPVYTDILINAGLKPDEGAIKSFDDIKTALNRVSTPEEVANMIMYLSGKKCIGVTGSNFLLDNGALLI; the protein is encoded by the coding sequence ATGAGTTTCGTTGAGAAAGTTGTTCTTGTTATTGGTGCAAGTTCGGGTATTGGTGCCTCAACAGCTATAGAGTTTACAAAAGAAGGTGCTGATGTTGTGATTGTGGGCCGAAAGGAAGATAAACTCCAAAGTGTCGCAGCAGAATGTAAAAAGAATGGTAAAAATCCACTCGTTATCAATGCAGATATATCAATCGATGATGACGTAACTAGGATAGTCCAAGAAACAATTGATAAATACGGTAAAATTGATATTCTTGTAAATAATGCTGGTATCGGCCGATTTGGGTCCATTTTAAAGGGAAATTTAATGAACGTATTTGATgagattattaaaactaatcttAGAGGCATCATGAAAGTTACGACCCTAGTTGCTCCGCATATTATAAAGACGAAAGGAAACATCGTTAACATATCAAGTGTTGCTGGACAAGCTGTGCcaaaaaatcctttattgACATCGTATGCAATCAGTAAAGCGGGCTTAGATGTATTTACAAAAGCAGCTGCGGCAGAATTAGCGCCCCACGGTGTGAGAGTCAACGCGATCAGTCCTGGACCAGTGTACACAGATATTTTGATAAACGCGGGGCTAAAACCAGATGAAGGAGCAATAAAGTCATTTGATGATATTAAAACAGCTTTGAATAGAGTATCTACCCCGGAAGAAGTAGCTAACATGATAATGTATTTATCGGGTAAAAAATGTATCGGTGTGACGGGATCAAACTTCTTACTGGATAATGGGGcgttacttatataa
- the LOC111003435 gene encoding uncharacterized oxidoreductase TM_0325, producing the protein MSFKSKVVIVTGASSGIGAHIVTAFAKEGANVVLVARNEERLKKVAKDCEGFGCEPLIVPADITIDDEGKTVIAKTIDRFGRLDVLVNSAGILRTGLLEKGDIMEVFDEVMKINVRAAVNLMKFATPHLIKTKGNVVNISSVGGQQVFSEFMASYSTSKAALDMFSRGAAVELGKYGVRVNVVSPGGVLGTNILANAGFDPKLTADDFASRSLLGRWSELQEISDLVLFLASDKAKGVTGSNYTCDNGYLNDKQCFKKGVLLK; encoded by the coding sequence ATGAGTTTTAAATCTAAAGTGGTAATTGTCACGGGTGCGAGCTCTGGCATCGGGGCACATATAGTCACAGCTTTTGCCAAAGAGGGCGCTAATGTCGTTTTAGTAGCACGAAATGaagaaagattaaaaaaagttgCTAAAGATTGCGAAGGCTTCGGCTGCGAACCACTCATCGTCCCAGCAGACATCACAATCGACGATGAAGGGAAAACCGTAATCGCCAAGACAATTGATAGATTCGGACGACTGGATGTGCTAGTTAACAGCGCTGGTATATTGCGAACAGGACTGCTAGAGAAAGGAGACATTATGGAAGTCTTCGACGAGGTTATGAAGATAAACGTGAGGGCTGCTGTAAATTTGATGAAGTTCGCTACTCCACACTTGATTAAAACTAAAGGCAATGTCGTTAATATTTCAAGCGTAGGTGGGCAGCAGGTTTTTTCAGAATTCATGGCCTCCTACTCAACATCAAAGGCAGCACTAGACATGTTCTCTCGTGGTGCTGCTGTTGAACTTGGAAAATACGGCGTAAGAGTGAATGTTGTTAGTCCTGGAGGTGTATTAGGAACTAATATATTGGCTAACGCTGGCTTTGATCCAAAATTAACAGCGGATGATTTTGCATCTAGATCTCTTCTAGGCAGATGGAGTGAACTACAAGAGATTTCTGATTTAGTCTTGTTCCTAGCCAGTGATAAAGCCAAGGGAGTCACAGGTAGCAACTATACGTGCGATAATGGTTACCTAAAtgataaacaatgttttaaaaaaggcgtgcttttaaaataa
- the LOC111003318 gene encoding 3-oxoacyl-[acyl-carrier-protein] reductase FabG-like, which translates to MSFKSKVVIVTGASSGIGAHIVTAFAKEGASVVLVARNEERLKKVAKDCEGFGCEPLIVPADITIDDEGKNVIAKTIDKFGRLDVLVNSAGILRTGLLEKGDIMEVFDEVMKINVRAAVNLMKFATPHLIKTKGNVVNISSVGGQQVFSEFMASYSTSKAALDMFSRGAAVELGKHGVRVNVVSPGGVLGTSLLANAGFDPKLTVDHVAFRSLLGRWSEPQEIADLVMFLASDKAKGITSSNYTCDNGYLNEKHCFKKGVIFK; encoded by the coding sequence ATGAGTTTTAAATCTAAAGTAGTAATTGTCACGGGTGCGAGCTCTGGCATCGGGGCACATATAGTCACAGCTTTTGCCAAAGAGGGTGCCAGCGTCGTTTTAGTAGCACGAAATGaagaaagattaaaaaaagttgCTAAAGATTGCGAAGGCTTCGGCTGCGAACCACTCATCGTCCCAGCAGATATCACAATCGATGATGAAGGGAAAAACGTAATAGCCAAGACAATTGATAAATTCGGACGACTGGATGTGCTAGTTAACAGCGCTGGTATATTGCGAACAGGACTGCTAGAGAAAGGAGACATTATGGAAGTCTTCGACGAGGTTATGAAGATAAACGTGAGGGCTGCTGTAAATTTGATGAAGTTCGCTACTCCACACTTGATAAAAACTAAGGGCAATGTCGTTAATATTTCAAGCGTAGGTGGGCAGCAGGTGTTTTCAGAATTCATGGCCTCCTACTCAACATCAAAGGCAGCACTTGACATGTTCTCTCGTGGTGCTGCTGTTGAACTTGGCAAACATGGCGTAAGAGTGAACGTTGTTAGTCCTGGAGGTGTATTAGGAACTAGTTTATTGGCTAACGCTGGATTTGATCCAAAATTAACGGTTGATCATGTGGCATTTAGATCTCTTCTAGGCAGATGGAGTGAACCACAAGAGATTGCTGATTTAGTCATGTTCCTAGCAAGTGATAAAGCAAAGGGAATCACCAGTAGCAATTATACGTGCGATAATGgttacctaaatgaaaaacattgttttaaaaaaggcgtgatttttaaataa
- the LOC111000879 gene encoding uncharacterized oxidoreductase SERP2049-like, with protein MSLKGKVVIITGASAGIGAAIAIEFSKKSSDVILVGRNETRLNEVALQCEANGCCPTVINADITVDSEAARVIQETVKKFNKIDILINNAGILRKSSLIDGSFLEAFDEILKLNLRAAVNLVNLATPYLIASKGNIVNISGVAGRQILGVDYAAYSMLKASLDHFTRGAALELGKYGVRVNTVSPGPVKTEIYDGASITIGQAKATLKTALNRWSYPEEIADVVLFLASDKAVGVTGSNYTVDNGLLLMK; from the coding sequence ATGTCTTTGAAGGGCAAAGTTGTTATTATAACCGGTGCAAGTGCCGGTATTGGTGCTGCAATCGCTATTGAATTTTCTAAAAAGAGTTCCGATGTAATTCTTGTGGGAAGAAACGAGACTAGACTCAACGAAGTTGCCTTGCAGTGTGAAGCAAATGGATGTTGTCCGACTGTCATAAACGCAGATATAACAGTTGATAGCGAGGCAGCAAGGGTCATACAAGAAACTgtcaaaaagtttaataaaattgatattttgataaacaaCGCTGGAATTCTACGGAAGAGTAGTCTTATAGACGGCAGTTTCTTAGAAGCATTTGATGAAATTCTCAAATTGAACTTGCGAGCTGCGGTGAATTTGGTAAATCTGGCAACCCCATACCTAATTGCAAGCAAAGGaaatattgtcaatatatCCGGTGTTGCAGGAAGGCAGATACTTGGTGTAGATTATGCAGCATATAGCATGTTAAAAGCTAGTTTAGACCACTTCACTCGTGGCGCTGCCTTAGAACTGGGGAAATATGGTGTAAGAGTAAATACAGTTAGTCCAGGACCTGTGAAAACTGAGATATATGACGGTGCTAGTATCACTATTGGTCAAGCAAAAGCAACCCTGAAAACTGCTCTTAATCGTTGGAGTTATCCAGAAGAAATTGCTGATGTTGTTTTGTTCCTGGCAAGTGACAAAGCTGTTGGTGTTACTGGTTCAAATTACACGGTAGACAATGGTCTTTTACTTATGAagtaa